The proteins below are encoded in one region of Citrobacter enshiensis:
- the recC gene encoding exodeoxyribonuclease V subunit gamma — protein MLRVYHSNRLDVLEALMEFIVERERLDDPFEPEMILVQSTGMAQWLQMTLSQKFGIAANIDFPLPASFIWDMFVRVLPEIPKESAFSKQSMSWKLMTLLPQLLHQDDFTLLRHYLIDDTDKRKLFQLSSRAADLFDQYLVYRPDWLTHWEAGRLVEGLGEAQIWQAPLWKALVNYTEELGQPRWHRANLYQRFIQTLENATTCPAGLPSRVFICGISALPPVYLQALQALGKHIEIHLLFTNPCRYYWGDIKDPAYLAKLIARQRRHSFEDRHLPLFRDGQNAEGLFNSDGEQDVGNPLLASWGKLGRDYIYLLSELDSAQELDAFVDITPDNLLHNIQSDILELESKAVAGVNLEEYSRSDNKRRLDPNDNSVSFHVCHSPQREVEILHDRLLTMLEADPTLTPRDIIVMVADIDSYSPFIQSVFGSAPAERYLPYAISDRRARQSHPVLQAFISLLSLPDSRFVSEDVLALLDVPVLAARFNINEEGLRYLRLWVNESGIRWGIDDDNVRELALPATGQHTWQFGLTRMLLGYAMESAQGEWQSVLPYDESSGLIAELVGHLASLLMHLNIWRRELAQERPLDAWLPVCRNMLNDFFLPDTETEAAMTLIEQQWQAIISEGVGAEYAEAVPLTLLRDELAQRLDQERISQRFLAGPVNICTLMPMRSIPFKVVCLLGMNDGVYPRQLAPLGFDLMSQKPKRGDRSRRDDDRYLFLEALISAQQTLYISYIGRSIQDNSERFPSVLVQELMDYIGQSHYLPGDALLTSDESEARVKAHIVHLHTRMPFDAQNYQPGEWQSYAREWLPAANQSGEAHVNFVQPIPFVMPETLTLEALQRFWAHPVRAFFQMRLQVNFRSEESDIPETEPFTLEGLSRYQLNQQLLNALVQQEDAERLFRRFRAAGDLPYGAFGEILWDTQHQEMQGLAERVIACRQPCQSMEIDLICNGVHLTGWLPQVQEDGLLRWRPSLISVAQGMQLWLEHLVYCACGGTGESRLFLRKEGEWRFPPMDIEQAQGYLAQLIDGYREGMSSPLFVLPESGGAWIKTCYDAANDAMVDDDDTLQKARAKFLQAYEGNVMVRGEGDDIWYQRLWRHLEPDTMEAIIHTSQHYLLPLFRFNQS, from the coding sequence ATGTTAAGGGTCTACCACTCCAATCGTCTGGACGTGCTGGAAGCGTTGATGGAATTTATCGTCGAGCGCGAGCGTCTGGACGATCCGTTTGAGCCGGAGATGATACTGGTGCAGAGCACCGGTATGGCGCAGTGGCTACAGATGACCCTTTCACAGAAATTTGGCATTGCCGCCAATATTGATTTTCCGCTACCTGCGAGTTTTATCTGGGATATGTTCGTGCGCGTACTGCCGGAGATCCCCAAAGAAAGCGCCTTTAGCAAGCAAAGCATGAGCTGGAAGTTGATGACCTTGCTGCCGCAACTGCTGCATCAGGATGATTTTACCCTACTGCGCCACTACCTGATTGACGACACAGACAAACGTAAGCTGTTTCAGCTTTCTTCTCGCGCTGCAGACCTGTTTGACCAGTATCTGGTCTACCGTCCGGACTGGCTCACGCACTGGGAGGCGGGGCGTTTAGTGGAGGGGTTGGGAGAAGCTCAAATCTGGCAAGCGCCTCTGTGGAAGGCGCTTGTCAATTACACAGAGGAACTGGGGCAGCCCCGCTGGCATCGTGCCAATCTCTATCAGCGTTTTATTCAGACGCTGGAAAACGCGACAACCTGTCCAGCGGGACTGCCCTCACGGGTTTTTATTTGTGGCATTTCGGCATTGCCGCCCGTTTATCTCCAGGCGCTACAGGCGCTGGGTAAACATATCGAAATCCACCTGCTGTTTACCAACCCGTGTCGCTACTACTGGGGCGATATCAAAGATCCGGCATATCTGGCAAAGCTGATCGCTCGCCAGCGCCGCCACAGTTTTGAAGACCGCCATTTGCCGCTATTTCGCGACGGCCAAAACGCTGAGGGATTATTTAACAGCGACGGCGAACAGGATGTGGGGAATCCCCTGTTAGCGTCATGGGGAAAACTGGGGCGGGATTATATTTATCTGCTTTCCGAACTGGACAGCGCGCAGGAGCTGGATGCGTTCGTTGATATCACGCCGGACAATCTGCTGCATAACATTCAGTCAGACATCCTTGAGTTAGAAAGTAAAGCAGTGGCAGGGGTGAATCTTGAAGAGTATTCCCGTAGCGACAACAAACGACGGCTCGACCCGAACGACAACAGCGTGAGCTTTCACGTCTGCCACAGTCCGCAACGAGAAGTTGAAATATTGCATGACCGACTGCTTACCATGCTGGAAGCAGACCCCACGCTGACGCCACGAGACATTATTGTCATGGTGGCGGATATCGACAGCTACAGTCCGTTTATTCAGTCGGTGTTCGGCAGCGCGCCTGCTGAACGCTATCTGCCTTATGCCATTTCGGATCGTCGCGCCCGTCAGTCGCACCCGGTTCTGCAGGCATTTATCAGTTTGCTTTCGTTACCAGACAGCCGCTTTGTCTCTGAAGATGTATTGGCATTGCTGGATGTTCCTGTTCTGGCTGCCCGTTTTAACATCAATGAAGAAGGGCTGCGTTATCTTCGCTTGTGGGTTAATGAGTCGGGAATTCGTTGGGGGATTGATGATGACAACGTCCGCGAGTTAGCGCTACCCGCCACCGGCCAGCATACCTGGCAATTTGGTTTGACGCGCATGTTGCTGGGATACGCTATGGAAAGCGCGCAGGGAGAGTGGCAGTCGGTGCTTCCGTATGACGAATCCAGCGGTTTGATTGCCGAGCTGGTCGGTCATCTGGCCTCGTTACTGATGCATTTGAATATCTGGCGTCGGGAGCTGGCGCAGGAACGTCCCCTGGACGCCTGGCTGCCGGTTTGCCGCAACATGCTGAATGATTTTTTCCTGCCAGACACTGAAACGGAAGCCGCAATGACGCTCATTGAGCAACAGTGGCAGGCAATTATTTCCGAGGGTGTCGGCGCTGAGTATGCCGAAGCGGTACCGCTGACTCTGCTACGCGATGAGCTGGCGCAACGGCTAGATCAAGAACGCATCAGCCAGCGTTTTCTCGCCGGGCCGGTGAATATCTGTACGCTCATGCCGATGCGTTCTATTCCTTTCAAGGTGGTGTGCCTGCTCGGTATGAACGATGGGGTATACCCCCGACAGCTGGCACCTCTCGGTTTTGATCTGATGAGTCAGAAACCGAAGCGCGGGGATCGCAGTCGCCGTGATGACGATCGCTACCTGTTTCTGGAGGCGCTGATCTCCGCGCAGCAGACGCTCTACATCAGCTACATCGGGCGTTCCATTCAGGATAACAGCGAACGATTCCCGTCAGTGCTGGTTCAGGAACTGATGGATTACATCGGTCAAAGTCACTATTTGCCTGGCGATGCGTTACTGACCTCTGATGAGAGCGAGGCGCGTGTAAAAGCGCACATCGTCCACCTGCATACCCGTATGCCTTTTGATGCGCAAAACTATCAGCCTGGTGAGTGGCAAAGTTATGCCCGTGAATGGCTGCCAGCGGCAAATCAGTCTGGGGAGGCACATGTGAATTTTGTACAGCCTATCCCCTTTGTCATGCCTGAAACACTTACACTGGAAGCGCTGCAGCGGTTCTGGGCGCATCCGGTGCGCGCGTTTTTCCAGATGCGCCTGCAGGTGAATTTTCGCTCCGAAGAGAGCGATATTCCTGAAACCGAGCCGTTCACCCTCGAGGGGTTAAGTCGTTATCAGCTTAATCAGCAGTTGCTTAATGCCCTTGTGCAGCAGGAGGACGCAGAACGCCTGTTTCGCCGATTCCGTGCTGCAGGCGATCTGCCCTATGGCGCGTTTGGCGAGATCCTCTGGGATACGCAACATCAGGAAATGCAAGGGCTTGCGGAAAGGGTCATCGCCTGTCGCCAGCCATGTCAGAGCATGGAAATCGATCTCATCTGTAACGGCGTACACCTGACCGGTTGGCTACCGCAAGTGCAGGAGGATGGGTTGTTGCGTTGGCGTCCATCATTAATCAGCGTTGCTCAGGGGATGCAACTTTGGCTGGAACATCTTGTCTATTGTGCGTGCGGGGGAACCGGAGAAAGTCGTTTATTCCTGCGTAAAGAAGGGGAATGGCGTTTTCCGCCGATGGATATCGAGCAGGCGCAGGGTTACCTGGCGCAGTTAATTGACGGTTATCGGGAAGGCATGTCTTCCCCGCTCTTTGTGCTACCTGAAAGCGGTGGCGCATGGATAAAAACTTGTTACGACGCGGCAAATGATGCCATGGTAGATGACGATGACACGCTGCAAAAAGCCCGGGCTAAATTCCTGCAGGCGTACGAAGGCAACGTGATGGTGCGTGGCGAAGGGGATGACATCTGGTATCAGCGCCTGTGGCGTCATCTGGAGCCAGACACTATGGAAGCCATTATCCATACGTCGCAGCACTATTTATTACCGCTATTTCGTTTTAATCAGTCTTGA